Genomic DNA from Candidatus Omnitrophota bacterium:
CCCCCAGAACAAGGCCGGAATGGCGGGCCACGATCTCTTTGCGCATGTTGAAAATGTCCTCGCGGGTCTTGCCGTCCAGTTCGACGGGAGGATAAATGGGGATGGTGACCGGCTCGATCACGTCGCTGACATCCAGGCGCAAACGGTTAGCTTCGGCCGGAAGCTGGACAGGGGCCGGGGGCGGCAAACGGGAAAACCGGGGAAAATAAAATCCAAGTTTCTGAATGACCGCGGTGAGGATGACCGTGAGGACAAGGATGGAAAGCAGCAGGCGAAGCGTTTCACGCATGGGGTATCACTTGGCCAGGAGCTCGTCGATTTTTCCGGTGATCTCCGGGGCCAGCGGGTCTGTCCGGGTGCCGAACCTCGCAACCACGTTCCCATCTTGGTCCACGAGGAATTTATTGAAATTCCAGGTGATGGGCCCTTCCAAACCCGGCAGAGTGATGAGATATTGATACAATGGGGCGATGTCGTCTCCGGCCACGCTGATCTTGGAAAACAGCGGAAATGTCGTCTTGTAGTTCAGCAGGCAGAAACCCTTGATCTGGGCGTTGTCCCCCGGCTCCTGATTCTTGAAATTGTTGGCCGGGAACGCCAGGACCTCCAGTCCCTTGTCTTTGTATTGCTGATAGAGCTTCTCCAGCCCGCCGAGTTGGGGCGTGAATCCGCATTTCGACGCCGTGTTCACGATCAATAACGCTTTCCCCTGGTAATCCGCCAGATTCTTCTCCTCCCCGTCGATGGTCCGGACGGTGAAGACATGAACGTTCGGCGCGTTCTCCGCGGCAGCAGGCCTGACGCACATCACAGAAATCACCGCTAAACAGAAAAGAATTTTTTTCAGCATGTTTTAGGTCCTCTTGATTTTTTGGGAACGGGCAACGCCGGGGGTTCTGACCACCCGTTGCCGACCAGGGCCATTTTCTGGCCGCGGCTCCAGGTCTTGATCCTGGCTTCGCGCTGCATGGCCTGCCGCCGGGTCCGGCATTTTTCAAAATAGGCCAGGGCCTCCACGCCGAACATCCTCGTGTAACGCGCGCCCCGGCCAGAACGGTGCTCTTCGAAACGGCGCGCCAGATCGCTGGTCACGCCCGTGTAAAAAGCGCTGTTGCCGCAACGGAGGATATACACGTACCACATGGGGGCAGGGGATTTTCTCATGCGCCTGGGGTTTCACCGCCTTCCTAAATCAGGAAATATGGGAAGCGGGTCAATCTGTGAATCCGGGGTAATCCGGGCTGTCGACCCGCCAGCTGCCGATGGTCCGGTCGCCATCCATCACGACCCACTGCATATGCATGCCGCCAAGCGGGCAGGCTTCCTGACACCGGCCTTCGCTCGTGCATTTTTCGGGATGCAGGACAACGGCGATCCCGTCCTGGAGAATGATCGTGCCGGAACTGCACATCTCGGCGCAGGTGCGGCACCCGGTGCACAACTCCTGGTCAATGACAGGGACCAACTTACGGAATCTGTGTGTATCGCTCATATTTTTATCCTCGGTATAAAGGTTAAAATGGCATCATGAAAGTCGATCTAATCTTATCTATACTAATTATATAGAAATTCAATAAATCCTGGTAAAAAATTACTTCCCGGGACGTTTCGAGGACGCGGCTAACGCCCCTGACTGACGGCAATAGCTATATTCTCTTGAGTTTTTGCGCCGCCCTCATATAACCGGCGCTCATGGCAAAACAGTAAAACGCCGCCCCGCCCAGACAGGGATGGACAACAAAAAAGACCGCCGTCAACAGGCAAAAAGTCCCCATGGCCGCCAGCTGATAGGCCCATTTTCGATAAATATAAACCGTGGAGAATGTGATCTGGCCGCTGGCAGGCGACTCCCCATTGAGCATTTTCCAATTTAACCCCGCCTCGAGTGTTTGGGCAAGGGGGACCGCCTGCGAAAGCACAAAGCCGCCGGCAATAAAACTAAACCAGTAATCGTCAAAAACCGACGCCACCGCGAAAACAAAGGCCCCCAAGGCCACTACTGGAATAAACGCCCGGGCTTCCTGATCGACCGATGGGATGGTCCCCGTATCCATCAGGATCGACGTCTGCTTTTGTCTCCATCCCTCGGCCCAGCGGCGCAGATAAACCTGGGCCAGCAGGATCGCGGCAAAGAGAACAAAAAGCGCAAATCTCCAATGCGGGCAAAAGTCCACCATGGCCGCCTCCCTTGCTCTTGAACACGTTAATAACTCACCCCCATCTTCAGCCCGAATTCCAGCGTATCGCTTTTGGCCTGAGAGCCCTCGCGCCGTTGTGAAAAATCGGCGCTATACCAGAATGTATGACCACTGTGGGAGGTGAAATGTTTGGTTTCGGAATTTTTGAGGTTCCAATACCGGATGAACGGTTCCAGGTAAAAGCTCGCCATTTCCGTCTCGCGGGCAAGCTTGACCGAACCGCGCAGCCCGAAACCGGTGTCCTGGCGGAAGGTGAGATCATCCAGCACCTCTGTCCCGTTCACCTTGGGGCCGCCGTCGGAATAATGGTTTGTCTGGCGGCCGAATATAAACAGATCATATTCCCCGATCATCGTCATGGTCCAATCACGGGGCATCTGCCGGAAAACCTCAAGCCCGAAGGGCAGATACAGATACCGGGACTCGCGTTCAAAGCCAAAGGCGCCGGAAAAACTGGTAAAAGGAAGCAGGCGGCCCGGAGAGTTGTCGTTCAGGTAACGGTACCCGACACCCATGTACGGGGTCCAGCGCGTGCCGGACATCATGGGGATGTCGTATCCGGCCAGGAAACGGGCCTCATACAGATAATTCCGGTCATTCTCATGGTCGGCGATCCCGTCGCCCTTGAAATCCACATAACCCCAGCCGAGCATGCCTTCCACTTTGAACACGTTCACCATATTCTCGTTTGAAAAGATGTCCCGCCAGGACTGAACGGCCTTATTCTCCGAGAGACGATACGTGTAAGCCCCCTGCACCCCGCTGAACAGGCCCCGCTGTTCCATGAGCCCGGGTTCGCTGTAAATGTGATAATAACTTTCGAGGCCCATTTCCAATTTGGATTTCGGCGCGGAAGAAGGCAGCTG
This window encodes:
- a CDS encoding glutathione peroxidase; this encodes MLKKILFCLAVISVMCVRPAAAENAPNVHVFTVRTIDGEEKNLADYQGKALLIVNTASKCGFTPQLGGLEKLYQQYKDKGLEVLAFPANNFKNQEPGDNAQIKGFCLLNYKTTFPLFSKISVAGDDIAPLYQYLITLPGLEGPITWNFNKFLVDQDGNVVARFGTRTDPLAPEITGKIDELLAK
- a CDS encoding GIY-YIG nuclease family protein → MRKSPAPMWYVYILRCGNSAFYTGVTSDLARRFEEHRSGRGARYTRMFGVEALAYFEKCRTRRQAMQREARIKTWSRGQKMALVGNGWSEPPALPVPKKSRGPKTC
- a CDS encoding 4Fe-4S binding protein, which produces MSDTHRFRKLVPVIDQELCTGCRTCAEMCSSGTIILQDGIAVVLHPEKCTSEGRCQEACPLGGMHMQWVVMDGDRTIGSWRVDSPDYPGFTD